The genomic stretch ATATAGTGTAAATTACTTATTATTTTCTTTCGTTTATAATTACACCTAATATTTTTATACTGTTTAATAAATTTTTTTGAGCAAATGCTATTTCTTTATTTTTCGTTTTCCCCCATTGAGCTACTAGTATTAACCCATCACCATAATTAGCTAAAATTTTTGCATCTGCAAACTCAAGTGCAGATGAGGTATCAATTAATATCACATCAAATTTATCCGTAGCCTTATTAAGTAATATTCCCATTGTTGATAATGCCAATAAATCAGCTGGACTATACGGAACCGGTCCGCTTGGTAATAAACTCAATCCACTAGTCTCAGTTTCAACAATCACTTCATCAAGAATTGTTTTTCCTAATAGAACACTACTTAACCCAACAAAATTACTAGTTCTAAATGAGTTATGTAATGATGGACTTCTAAGATTTGCATCAATCAACAGAACTTTCTTCCCTAATTGCGCTAGTGATATTGCAAAGTTTGATATTGTTGTTGACTTACCCTCTCCTTGATTTGGGGAGGTAATAATTAAGACTTTGTTTTCTTTTAAATCAATTGATGATAAAAAATTAGTACGAAGTGTCCGGTATTCTTCTGATATCTTACTGTTTTTATAGGTTGCTGCTACTAGATTTAAATATTTAGTTGAGTGAGATAGCCTTTTGCTCATTATTCCCATATGTTTCTCCCCTATCTTCAAGTCTTAACATTTCACCTTTTTCAAGAGATGTATTCTTTTTATTGAACTTTGAAATAGTCCCAAGTACTTGTAT from Arthrobacter citreus encodes the following:
- a CDS encoding CpsD/CapB family tyrosine-protein kinase, which encodes MSKRLSHSTKYLNLVAATYKNSKISEEYRTLRTNFLSSIDLKENKVLIITSPNQGEGKSTTISNFAISLAQLGKKVLLIDANLRSPSLHNSFRTSNFVGLSSVLLGKTILDEVIVETETSGLSLLPSGPVPYSPADLLALSTMGILLNKATDKFDVILIDTSSALEFADAKILANYGDGLILVAQWGKTKNKEIAFAQKNLLNSIKILGVIINERK